In Streptomyces hawaiiensis, one genomic interval encodes:
- a CDS encoding amidase: MTLDRSEGLAEAARALAAGEVTSRALVERTLARIEATQGSLNAFRIVRAEAALAEADAADRELASEGAPRPLLGVPVAVKDDMDVAGEPTAFGCCGEFPPVTEDGEAVRRLRAAGAVIIGKTNTCEFGQWPFTEGPAFGATRNPWSTEHTPGGSSGGSAAAVAAGLVPAALGSDGAGSVRIPAAWTHLVGIKPQRGRVSTWPRGESFQGITVNGTLARTVADAALLLDAASGNHAQDPHRPPALDVSRAVGRDPGRLRIALSLKPPFTAVPARLLPEVRTRVVELAERLAALGHFVEEADPPYGQIGLTFVPRATAGIAERVGEAPFPALLDRRTRDAARLGRLLAGAPLRAARRAETALHRRIGSFFTSYDVVLAPTTAAPPPRIGALLELSGFATDRAMIAACPYAWPWNVLGWPGVNVPAGFTPDGLPVGAQLLGPANSEPLLVQVAAQLEADLRWAEQWPSPPVTARSAAA; encoded by the coding sequence ATGACGCTCGACCGTTCCGAAGGCCTGGCGGAGGCCGCCCGTGCGCTGGCCGCCGGGGAGGTGACGTCGCGGGCGCTGGTCGAGCGGACCCTGGCGCGGATCGAGGCGACGCAGGGCAGTCTCAACGCCTTCCGGATCGTCCGGGCCGAGGCCGCGCTCGCGGAGGCCGACGCCGCGGACCGGGAACTGGCGTCCGAAGGCGCGCCGAGGCCGCTGCTCGGCGTCCCCGTCGCCGTGAAGGACGACATGGACGTGGCCGGTGAGCCGACCGCCTTCGGCTGCTGCGGGGAGTTCCCGCCGGTCACCGAGGACGGCGAGGCGGTGCGGCGGCTGCGCGCGGCCGGGGCCGTGATCATCGGCAAGACCAACACCTGCGAGTTCGGTCAGTGGCCCTTCACCGAGGGTCCCGCCTTCGGAGCGACCCGCAACCCGTGGAGCACGGAGCACACGCCCGGCGGTTCCTCGGGCGGCTCGGCCGCCGCGGTCGCCGCCGGTCTGGTGCCGGCCGCGCTCGGCTCGGACGGTGCCGGTTCGGTGCGGATCCCGGCCGCGTGGACGCACCTGGTCGGCATCAAGCCGCAGCGCGGACGCGTCTCCACCTGGCCGCGCGGCGAGTCCTTCCAGGGCATCACCGTCAACGGCACCCTGGCCCGCACGGTCGCCGACGCGGCCCTGCTGCTGGACGCCGCGAGCGGCAACCACGCCCAGGACCCGCACCGGCCCCCGGCCCTCGACGTGTCCCGGGCCGTCGGCCGCGACCCCGGGCGGCTGCGCATCGCGCTCTCCCTCAAGCCGCCCTTCACGGCGGTGCCCGCCCGGCTCCTGCCCGAGGTGCGGACCCGGGTGGTCGAACTGGCCGAACGGCTGGCCGCGCTCGGGCACTTCGTCGAGGAGGCCGATCCGCCCTACGGGCAGATCGGGCTGACCTTCGTGCCGCGCGCCACGGCCGGGATCGCCGAGCGCGTGGGCGAGGCGCCCTTCCCGGCGCTACTGGACCGGCGCACCCGGGACGCGGCCCGGCTGGGCCGGCTGCTCGCCGGTGCCCCGCTGCGGGCGGCCCGGCGTGCGGAGACCGCGCTGCACCGGCGCATCGGCTCCTTCTTCACCTCCTACGACGTCGTTCTCGCGCCCACAACGGCCGCTCCCCCGCCCCGGATCGGCGCCCTGCTCGAACTGAGCGGGTTCGCCACCGACCGGGCGATGATCGCCGCCTGCCCGTACGCCTGGCCGTGGAACGTGCTGGGCTGGCCGGGCGTCAACGTGCCCGCGGGTTTCACGCCGGACGGCCTGCCGGTCGGCGCGCAGTTGCTGGGCCCGGCGAACAGCGAGCCCCTGCTCGTGCAGGTGGCCGCCCAGTTGGAGGCGGACCTGCGCTGGGCCGAGCAGTGGCCGTCGCCGCCGGTCACGGCACGTTCCGCTGCCGCCTGA